In Sesamum indicum cultivar Zhongzhi No. 13 linkage group LG8, S_indicum_v1.0, whole genome shotgun sequence, the sequence GCGGTCTTGATCTGCTTGTTTGAAGATGAAAGGGGCAATCTTCGTGTAATTCTTACCAAAAGATCTTCATCAATGTCCTCTCACTCGGGTACCACCTTCTATTAATACGATAGTTATTGTTACAAATTGGAGTGGGATGCCTTTTCCACTATGGGGattaaagatattattttggaTCATATTTTCAGGTGAAGTAGCTCTGCCTGGAGGTGAGTGGGAAGAGAGTGATGCTAATGATGTCGACACAGCTCTGAGAGAGGCTCAGGAGGAAATTGGGTTGGACCCCTCAGTTGTGGAGGTTGTAACGATTCTTGATCCCTTCCACACTAAGGTAATCGGCTTTTAATTTGCTTCTAATCTTCAGCTCCTGTTTTATGTTCGTGATTTGCTACCTTGAATCTGTCCTTTTacgtttcttgattttcaaagGATCTTACTGAAGAGGAGGTTAGAAAATGATGAGGTTTGGCTAATCTGTACAAATTGTTTGTGTTAGAACCATTCTCGAACTTTGTCTGTAATCTTTCCAACTAAAAGCTGATTTGTCATCCTTGGCTATCTCGAAGTCTTGCTTAGGATTTTAATGATTTTGCATTCTGAGATCTAGAATATCCCCAGTTTCTTTGCAGCGAAATATTACTGTAGTTCCAGTGATAGGAATAATTTGGGATAAGAGGGCCTTCAATCCAGTCCCAAATGCTGCCGAGGTGGAATCGATTTTTGATGCTCCCTTAGAAATGTTTCTCAAGGTTCGTTTTCTCTAGCTTatatttgggtcatgtttttCAGTGATCTCATGTTAGAGCTGAACGTCACACTAAGATTTATTCATGTGCTCAGGACGAAAATCGAGGACAGGAGGAGCGAGAATGGATGGGTTGTAAGTATTTGCTCCATTTCTTTGATCACCAGGACGAGAATAAGTCCTATGTAATATGGGCTCTTACTGCTGGAATCTTGATCAAGGCTGCATCAGTTGTATACCAACGGCCACCTGCTTTTGAAGAGCGTAGGCCTACATTCTGGAACAGAAGTAGCCATTGAAGATATGTGACTCTGCTATTACCTTCTGTTTAGGCTACTTGTGAAATTGTTGGATGAGTTTTGTTTGTGGTGCTCTGGATTTTATATGGATCGTGGGCAAAAGTTTGAACTTGCTTATGAGTGGattctatttcttttcaagtgcacccataaaaaatatatgctaTCAGCCCCATCGTTTAGATTGGGAGATGCAACATATATATTCTGATAACATACAAGGCCAAAGAAATTTATAGAGAATGATGGTGACACAGATAGAAATGATCATATAACAAattgcttttgttttgttgaatataCACAGTGCCTGCATTGCTACAACATAGTATCATAATGGCCTTTTATGACCACCCGAAAACAGAAGTAAGAAAGTAGACTGATGCTAGAGAAATTGGGTATAGAACCAGCACAAGATAACGTGTCCAGTGGGGAAATGTGGTGCAGAAGCTTGTAAATATACTCATGACGATGCATATTATTAGGACTACCTGAACTTCTGCAGAGACATCTGAAGCTAAATTGCGGGTGTAAACTGGTGCAAGGAACAATCAGACCTATAACATTGTTCATGTACACACCACCGTATATCTTTCAAAGCAAAGGAAAGATCTCAATCACTTAATGTTGTGGGAACAACACAAATCATATAGTTTGATGCAATGTAGTAATGATATGTGGACTAGAGTGGAACATACTGCAGAAAGCGTCAAAGAAATGGATTTCTGCGTCTTCTGTCTGGCTGAAGAAATAGACTGAACTGCGACTCCGCAGTTCATAGCAAAGGGTATAGCCAAGTATGAGACAAAGAAGGAAGACAAGTTTGCAGCTTGAGCGAAATCCACAACAGTTCTGATCAAGGGTTCTGAAAATGCACAACATGACAGTCCCAACTGTCAAGAAGAAAGGGCTGTCAAGTAATTTTCGACCAAGAATTACTTGTTTGCCTTGTTTGCGTGCTGCTAGTTAACAGCCCCTGCGTTGCTTGGTTGGTATTCTgcatttcaactttatttgaTCAGAGGAATAGCGTTCTGCAATAAGTTGAAACACATTGTTTAGGTGACTTTTTACCTGAGAATTGTTAACTGGAGTCTGATTGGATATATCAGAAACTAATTTGGTCATTCCTTTGATGAATTCATCCTGATTGATGCGTCCATCAGCAGAGGTATCTAAAGATGCCATGATGTTTTCCACGTTACGGTTTGTGCTtgaatcatcatcatccataTGTACTCCTAAGAGCAAAACTCTGAGTTCTGCTGTTGATATGGATGCATCattgcttttcttgattttattaaacagCCTGTTGAGAGATATACATggagaaaaaatatcaatccCCATTAGAGCTTCTGGACATAAAGACATGTCTACGAATAAACAAACGCTTCCATGATTTCGCTGAGAAAGACGAAGAAACAAGAACTAactcttgtattttttgggTATCATCAGGTTTGCCATTTCTTGATATAAGTCTCATTAGCTTGTCTTTGGCATATTTACTCATCAAATACTCAAATCTCCTGTTCTGTATCCATGGCCGGAATATCTGCATGACGAAAATTTTATAGTGAAAGAGATGTAGCAAGTTAAACGTTATAAGAAATACACTTGATGCCCTTGAAAGTCTTGTTATTACCTGATAGAAATTGTAAGCAGCCAGCAAAACAACTGTGATGGTGAGAGCAATAAGAATAATGACTCTTTTCGCTGATGATGAATGGAAAATC encodes:
- the LOC105168577 gene encoding uncharacterized protein LOC105168577; translation: MESTRLMRTEAHKKRSTAAAQQRAKLGMGLVAGTTVMLLTLIWGSVIGFFPSSGYGVVTDVETSYTARIILITLFPFLILQLATIFHSSSAKRVIILIALTITVVLLAAYNFYQIFRPWIQNRRFEYLMSKYAKDKLMRLISRNGKPDDTQKIQELFNKIKKSNDASISTAELRVLLLGVHMDDDDSSTNRNVENIMASLDTSADGRINQDEFIKGMTKLVSDISNQTPVNNSQVKSHLNNVFQLIAERYSSDQIKLKCRIPTKQRRGC
- the LOC105167871 gene encoding nudix hydrolase 15, mitochondrial, which encodes MNSYSFGRSETLIKLAQRLRLADQHNNADVLDDSNKVEDSKIQDSDASLIPQVGLKPSRAAVLICLFEDERGNLRVILTKRSSSMSSHSGEVALPGGEWEESDANDVDTALREAQEEIGLDPSVVEVVTILDPFHTKRNITVVPVIGIIWDKRAFNPVPNAAEVESIFDAPLEMFLKDENRGQEEREWMGCKYLLHFFDHQDENKSYVIWALTAGILIKAASVVYQRPPAFEERRPTFWNRSSH